ATCGCGAACGCGTCGCCGTCGGTCCCGTCGCGGACGCTCAGGTTGCCCGTCCGACCGGGCGTGAGCGCGGCCAGTTCCGCCGCGCGGTCGACGACCGCGCGCCGTTCGTCTTCGAGGATCACAGTACCACCTCCGTTAGCTCTTCGAACGCATCTATCCTGTGGTCGGGTTCACGGGCCCCTTCCAGCCCGTCGTCGACGTCGGCGTTGAACAGCACGGTTTCGAGCCCGACGGCGTTCGCGCCCACGACGTCGGCCGTGACGTCGTCGCCGACCATCGCGGCCTCGGACGCCCGGCAGTCGAGCCGTGCGAGGGGGAGCGTGAACATGACCGATCCCGGCTTCTCCCGGCCCGTCTCCTCGGAGGTCAACAGGAGGTCGACGTGGGGTTCCAGCCCCAGTTCGTCGAGTTTGCGGAGCTGAATCCGGGTCGTCAGGTTGGTCACGACGGCGACGGCGACGCCCGCCTCGCGGAGCGTCGCGAGGGTCCCTTCGACGCCCGGGAACGGCTCCATCGCGTCGACGTACCCCTCCCAGTAGGCCTCGCCGAGCGCGAAGGCGTCGCCGATCCGGGGCTCGCCCTCGCGGCGTTCGAGGGCGCGCTTGAAGTAGAGGAACCGCTCGTGGGAGGCGGCCGTACCGCCGAGTTCGCGCTTGACCTCCCGCCGACCCGCCCGGTAGAAGTCCTCGAACCCCTCGCGGTCGAAGTCGTAGCCCCGGTCGCGGGCGGTCCGCAGGGCGGCTTCCTTCCCCGCCTCGTTACAGGGCGGGTACGGGTAGAGCGTGTCGTCGAGGTCGAAGAGGACTGCGTCGACGGACATAGGCTGTCGTGTGCGGGGGAGCGCAAAACGCGTGTCGGTCGCGGAGCGGGCGACGTCGGTTGGTTTATGCCGGGCGGCTTCCTGACGTCGACCGTGAAATTCGTCTCAGCCGAGTACGACGCGGCCGCCGCCGGCGTCGACGCCGAGTTGACCGTCTGGGACCGGCTCAAAGGGTGTTTCACGCCCGAGGACGTCGGCGTGTGCTACTACCGGTATCCCATCGTCGACCAGCAAAACGACGACCTCGACCGGGAGGCGGATTTCGTGGTTCTACACAGGCGGTACGGGCTCGTCGTGATCGAGTGCAAGGGGTACCGGATCGACCACATCGAGTCGATAGAGGGGTCACGGTGGTCGCTGCGGGGGACGACACAGGAGTACGCGGCGCCGTACTCGCAGGCGCGCGACCACGGGTTCCGACTCCGGTCGCCGATGATGCGCGAGCCGACGCTGGTCGACGAGCGCGGCAACTGTCACATCACGATGACGCCGCTGGTCGCGTTACCGAACGTCGGCCGCGAGGAGTGGGTCGAACGCGGGTTCGACGACCTGCCGTCCGCGCCGCGGGTGCTCCTGCGGGACGACCTCACGAAGTCGTCGCTCCGGGAGGCGTTCGAGTCGCTCCCCGGGGACACCGAACTGACCGCCGAGCAGTACGTCGACGCCCGCGCGGTGCTCGGCGGCGGTCAGGCGATCAGCGGCGAGCGCGGGCCCGTGCTGGCCGACGGCGACACGAAGGCGGGGCTCTACGAGACCGTCGAGAAGGGGCTGAAACGCCTCGACGAGCGACAGGAGGAGATCGGGGTCCAGATCCCCGACGGGCCCCAGCAGATCCGGGGGATCGCCGGTTCGGGAAAGACCGCCCTCGTCGCCCGGAAGGCGGCGGCGATGCACGCCAAACACCCCGACTGGAAGATCGCGATCACGTTCAACACCCGGAGCCTCTACCAGACGATTCGCGACTCGGTCAGGCGGTTCTACGCCGACTTCGGCGGCGACGAGCCCGACTGGGAGCGCCTCGAGGTGCTACACGGCTGGGGCGGAAAGAGCGAACACGGGATGTACTACCGGATCGCCCAGGACG
The Salinilacihabitans rarus DNA segment above includes these coding regions:
- a CDS encoding HAD family hydrolase → MSVDAVLFDLDDTLYPYPPCNEAGKEAALRTARDRGYDFDREGFEDFYRAGRREVKRELGGTAASHERFLYFKRALERREGEPRIGDAFALGEAYWEGYVDAMEPFPGVEGTLATLREAGVAVAVVTNLTTRIQLRKLDELGLEPHVDLLLTSEETGREKPGSVMFTLPLARLDCRASEAAMVGDDVTADVVGANAVGLETVLFNADVDDGLEGAREPDHRIDAFEELTEVVL